Proteins co-encoded in one Juglans regia cultivar Chandler chromosome 16, Walnut 2.0, whole genome shotgun sequence genomic window:
- the LOC108995511 gene encoding pectinesterase has protein sequence MMDKSTHVLAFASVLHLLVLLLRSVHGATITSCSQTPYPEVCNHFINTHDLPSTLLGELEGFEFHDKIYKVTMNHAIEAHRLITVMDLNSFNGRAKLAWNDCLELYEDTLNQLNRSLSSNNPSDALTWMSASIANQQTCQNGFHDFNLSSKLQFFPSMLSNFSKLVSNALAVKKAATLSSTSTLHSKQIGGRRRLLSDHGLPTWVSATDRMLLQSSAATPKAAIVVAKDGSGDYDTISAAVAASASGSKRVIIHVKAGIYRENVLIKKSNIMIIGDGIGATIVTGNRNVIGGSTTFRSATFAITGDHFIARDITFQNTAGPQNHQAVALRSGGDFSVFYRCSFKGFQDTLYVHSQRQFYRDCNIYGTQDFIFGDAVVVLQNCNIFVRRPLKGQKNTITAQGRTDPNANTGIIIHNSRVIAARDLLPVQHSFQTYLGRPWKEYSRTVFMKSNLGSLIHPAGWLPWTGSFALRTLYYGEYMNVGRGANTARRVKWPGYHVIRSPEEAERFTVGNFLAGNSWVPRAGVPFVGGL, from the exons ATGATGGACAAGAGTACTCATGTGCTAGCTTTCGCAAGTGTATTACATCTTCTTGTTTTACTTCTTAGGTCGGTGCATGGTGCCACAATCACCTCATGTAGCCAAACCCCATACCCAGAAGTATGCAATCACTTCATCAACACCCATGATCTTCCATCAACCCTATTAGGTGAATTAGAAGGGTTCGAATTTcatgacaaaatttataaaGTGACTATGAACCATGCTATCGAAGCCCACCGGCTCATCACTGTCATGGACCTGAATTCATTCAATGGACGAGCGAAGTTGGCTTGGAATGATTGTTTGGAGCTCTACGAGGATACCCTTAACCAGCTTAATCGTTCCTTGAGCTCCAACAACCCGTCCGATGCATTAACATGGATGAGTGCCTCAATTGCCAATCAACAAACATGTCAAAATGGCTTTCACGATTTCAACTTGTCTTCCAAATTACAATTCTTTCCAAGTATGCTAAGCAACTTCTCAAAACTTGTCAGCAATGCGCTCGCAGTAAAGAAGGCCGCGACTTTATCATCAACGTCGACGTTACATAGCAAACAGATTGGTGGCCGCAGACGCTTGCTTTCTGATCATGGCTTACCAACATGGGTTTCTGCTACTGATCGAATGCTTCTCCAATCATCAGCGGCTACACCAAAAGCTGCTATTGTGGTTGCCAAAGATGGATCTGGAGATTACGATACCATTTCCGCTGCCGTGGCTGCATCAGCGAGTGGTTCGAAGAGAGTTATTATACACGTGAAAGCGGGAATTTACAGAGAGAATGTTCTGATCAAGAAGTCAAATATAATGATAATTGGAGATGGAATTGGTGCTACGATTGTTACCGGTAACAGGAACGTTATAGGAGGCTCGACAACTTTCAGATCTGCGACATTTG CAATTACCGGTGACCACTTCATCGCCCGGGACATAACTTTTCAAAACACGGCCGGACCCCAAAACCACCAAGCAGTTGCACTCCGGTCAGGCGGAGACTTTTCCGTTTTCTACCGCTGCAGTTTCAAGGGCTTCCAAGACACCTTGTACGTGCACTCTCAGCGCCAGTTTTACCGAGACTGTAACATATACGGCACCCAAGACTTCATATTCGGAGATGCCGTGGTTGTCCTCCAAAACTGCAACATCTTCGTGAGGAGGCCCTTAAAAGGTCAGAAAAACACCATTACAGCACAAGGGAGAACAGATCCTAATGCAAATACGGGCATCATTATCCATAATTCTCGTGTCATTGCTGCGAGGGATTTGCTACCGGTGCAGCACTCGTTTCAAACTTATCTGGGGAGGCCATGGAAAGAGTACTCGAGGACGGTATTTATGAAGAGTAATTTAGGCAGTTTGATACACCCTGCAGGTTGGCTTCCATGGACTGGAAGCTTTGCGTTGAGAACACTTTATTATGGGGAATATATGAACGTTGGTCGTGGTGCCAATACAGCAAGGAGGGTCAAGTGGCCCGGATACCACGTTATAAGGAGCCCGGAAGAGGCTGAACGATTTACTGTTGGGAACTTTTTGGCCGGAAATTCGTGGGTTCCGAGGGCTGGAGTGCCATTTGTTGGTGGTctttga